One genomic window of Ammospiza nelsoni isolate bAmmNel1 chromosome 4, bAmmNel1.pri, whole genome shotgun sequence includes the following:
- the MMAA gene encoding methylmalonic aciduria type A protein, mitochondrial, with amino-acid sequence MKIPCLLLRFPRCYFSRRTYFMNFRCTSPADFPGLESPGPAHHCRTKWICSSNALRRELCQQAAPELQAEELSDQEQRLIDRLYQGLIQGHRACLAESITLIESTQSRKKKVAQVLLQKVLSYHREQEKLNQGKPLAFRVGLSGPPGAGKSTFIECFGKMLTERNHKVAVLAVDPSSSTSGGSLLGDKTRMTELSRDMNAYIRPSPTNGTLGGVTRTTNEAILLCEGGGYDVVLVETVGVGQSEFAVADMVDMFILLLPPAGGDELQGIKRGIIEMADLVAISKADGDLLVPARRIQAEYVSALKLLRKRSKVWRPKVMRVSAKTGEGVSELWDKMAEFRELTLGSSELLARRRRQQKVWMWNLIQENVLQHFRTHLAVKDKIPLLEEKVLAGVLSPGLAADLLLKAFKDGL; translated from the exons ATGAAGATCCCCTGTTTGCTGCTGAGATTCCCTCGTTGTTATTTCTCCAGAAGAACTTACTTCATGAACTTTCGCTGCACTTCCCCAGCAGATTTCCCGGGCCTTGAGTCTCCCGGGCCAGCACATCACTGTCGCACAAAATGGATTTGTTCATCTAACGCTTTGAGGagagagctgtgccagcaggcagcccctgagctgcaAGCAGAGGAGCTTTCTGACCAGGAGCAGAGACTCATAGACAGACTTTACCAGGGGCTAATCCAGGGCCACAGAGCCTGCTTAGCCGAATCCATTACACTCATAGAATCAACTCAGAGTAGGAAGAAGAAAGTAGCCCAGGTGCTCCTTCAGAAGGTATTATCCTACCACAGGGAACAAGAAAAGTTAAATCAAGGAAAGCCACTTGCCTTTAGAGTGG GGTTGTCTGGTCCTCCTGGTGCTGGAAAGTCGACCTTCATAGAATGCTTTGGGAAGATGCTTACGGAAAGAAACCACAAAGTGGCTGTGTTGGCTGTGGACCCTTCCTCTAGTACAAGTGGTG GTTCCCTGCTGGGTGATAAAACAAGGATGACTGAGTTGTCAAGAGACATGAATGCATACATCAGACCATCTCCAACCAATGGGACACTGGGAGGTGTCACAAGGACCACAAATGAAGCCATTCTGCTCTGTGAAGGAGGAGGCTACGATGTTGTTCTCGTGGAAACAGTGG gtGTGGGCCAGTCAGAATTTGCTGTGGCTGATATGGTTGATATGTTTATATTACTGCTACCACCTGCGGGTGGAGATGAATTACAg GGCATCAAGCGGGGCATCATTGAGATGGCAGACCTGGTTGCTATCAGCAAGGCTGATGGTGACTTGCTTGTGCCTGCCCGGCGGATCCAGGCTGAGTACGTCAGCGCCCTGAAGCTGCTCCGCAAGCGTTCCAAGGTTTGGAGGCCAAAG GTGATGCGCGTCTCCGCCAAGACCGGCGAGGGCGTCTCGGAGCTGTGGGACAAGATGGCCGAGTTCCGCGAGCTCACGCTCGGCAGCAGCGAGCTGCTGGCCAGGCGGCGCCGGCAGCAGAAGGTGTGGATGTGGAACCTCATCCAGGAGAACGTGCTGCAGCACTTCCGCACACACCTGGCCGTCAAGGATAAGATCCCGCTTCTGGAGGAAAAGGTTCTTGCTGGGGTCCTGtctcctgggctggcagctgacCTGCTGCTGAAGGCATTCAAAGATGGTCTCTAA